A portion of the Salinigranum marinum genome contains these proteins:
- a CDS encoding ABC transporter permease: MSRLAAFERRVPAVLLARRNLARTRLRSGLAALGILIGVFAVATLGIFGTVLELSATNELGGIGNQVIVSPNADSGLETLTSRDVQAVERVAEGRGEVVPLKTDGTVVRSGGDSTFAQLYGLGRPRALFEAESGTLPETHRQGAIVGREVAARLDLQVGSVLEIESNRYRVIAVLAESDSISPIRPDNAVVLPPEVFVQPSFDQVVVQADSGADAQAIAAGVDERLNARERRVSVFELGSVLERINEFFALLNGFLIGLAAVSLVVAGVSIFNVMLMSVNERRAEIGVLRAVGVHRREVLSMLVVEAGLLGVVGGFLGVVLSALVTLGLWAFVDQIALDVILVPRNGLTLLGAFAFGVVVSLLSGAYPAWKAASERPVDALRS, from the coding sequence GTGAGCCGACTCGCGGCGTTCGAGCGGCGCGTCCCGGCCGTCCTGCTGGCGCGACGGAACCTCGCACGGACCCGTCTCCGGTCGGGGCTCGCGGCGCTCGGCATCCTCATCGGCGTCTTCGCCGTCGCCACCCTGGGGATCTTCGGGACCGTCCTCGAACTGTCGGCGACGAACGAACTCGGCGGTATCGGCAACCAGGTGATCGTGAGCCCCAACGCCGACTCCGGGCTCGAGACGCTCACCTCGCGCGACGTGCAGGCGGTCGAGCGCGTCGCGGAGGGCCGCGGGGAGGTGGTGCCGCTGAAGACCGACGGGACGGTCGTCCGGAGCGGCGGCGACAGCACGTTCGCCCAGCTGTACGGCCTCGGCCGGCCGCGGGCGCTGTTCGAGGCCGAGTCGGGAACCCTCCCCGAGACCCACCGCCAGGGGGCCATCGTCGGCCGCGAGGTCGCCGCGCGGCTCGACCTCCAGGTGGGGTCGGTGCTCGAGATTGAGTCCAACCGCTACCGGGTGATCGCCGTCCTCGCCGAGTCCGACAGCATCTCGCCGATCCGTCCGGACAACGCCGTGGTGCTCCCCCCCGAAGTGTTCGTCCAGCCGTCGTTCGATCAGGTGGTCGTCCAGGCCGACTCGGGCGCTGACGCCCAGGCGATCGCGGCGGGGGTCGACGAGCGGCTGAACGCCCGCGAACGGCGCGTGTCGGTGTTCGAGCTGGGGAGCGTCCTCGAACGGATCAACGAGTTCTTCGCCCTGCTCAACGGCTTCCTGATCGGCCTCGCGGCCGTCTCGCTCGTCGTCGCCGGCGTGAGTATCTTCAACGTGATGTTGATGAGCGTGAACGAGCGCCGCGCGGAGATCGGCGTGCTCCGCGCCGTCGGTGTCCACCGCCGCGAGGTGCTCTCGATGCTCGTCGTCGAGGCCGGCCTCCTCGGCGTCGTCGGCGGCTTCCTCGGCGTCGTGTTGAGCGCGCTCGTCACCCTCGGGCTCTGGGCGTTCGTCGACCAGATCGCCCTCGACGTGATCCTCGTCCCGCGCAACGGCCTCACGCTCCTCGGTGCGTTCGCCTTCGGTGTCGTCGTGAGCCTGCTCTCGGGGGCGTACCCCGCGTGGAAGGCGGCGTCGGAACGGCCCGTCGACGCCCTCCGCTCGTGA
- a CDS encoding ATP-binding protein, whose product MTQGSLLSAFDVLDDPVFAVDGRATLVAWNDAAGGVTGYDDDVLAETTLPELVVVGDRKRVREALDAAREPGREAVEVTVTLLTADDERLPYELSVGRLADRTVDTDGSDLVVCVGREATTEPRLHDVGEREAVLRETYEIMADRELSFTDRVEALLDVGRRVLGTSYGTLSSIDGEEYVFEVVRADDDAVRAGESVSLSATNCERAVAAERTLVLADVARDAPELTDRVGFTDWGIVCYLGAPVSVDGEVYGTFCFYDDTPRAEPFSEWEVTLVDLMSRWVSVDLARRRTTDRLRRQNAQLEQFAAVVSHDLRNPINVIEGSLELAAETGDAEHFARAQRAIDRMDRLVDDLLSLARAGETIDDPEPVSLSAVADRAWRTTETDGATLVVDADRTVVADESRLRQLFANLFRNSVEHGSTSSRPSADATDGSEDGDESDGVTVRVEPLADGFAVVDDGPGIPAGEREQVFESGYSTAEDGTGFGLSIVAQVAEAHGWNVSLRDGDGGGARFEFTGVDVENDDSGTERDGS is encoded by the coding sequence GTGACTCAGGGCTCACTGCTCTCGGCGTTCGACGTGCTCGACGACCCCGTCTTCGCCGTCGACGGGCGAGCGACGCTCGTCGCGTGGAACGACGCGGCCGGTGGGGTGACCGGCTACGACGACGACGTACTGGCGGAGACGACGCTGCCGGAACTGGTCGTGGTGGGTGACCGAAAACGGGTTCGTGAGGCGCTCGACGCGGCCCGCGAACCGGGGCGCGAGGCGGTCGAGGTGACCGTGACGCTCCTGACGGCCGACGACGAGCGGCTCCCGTACGAGCTCAGCGTCGGCCGGCTGGCGGACCGCACCGTCGACACGGACGGCTCTGACCTCGTCGTCTGCGTCGGTCGGGAGGCCACCACGGAGCCGCGGCTGCACGACGTCGGCGAGCGCGAGGCGGTGCTGCGCGAGACGTACGAGATCATGGCGGACCGCGAGCTGTCGTTCACCGACCGGGTCGAGGCGCTGCTCGACGTCGGTCGACGGGTACTCGGAACGAGCTACGGGACGCTCTCGTCGATCGACGGCGAGGAGTACGTCTTCGAGGTGGTTCGGGCGGACGACGACGCGGTGCGGGCCGGCGAGAGCGTGTCGCTGTCGGCCACGAACTGCGAGCGCGCGGTCGCGGCCGAGCGGACGCTGGTGCTCGCGGACGTCGCCCGGGACGCCCCCGAACTCACCGACCGTGTGGGCTTCACTGACTGGGGGATCGTCTGCTACCTCGGCGCGCCAGTCTCCGTCGACGGGGAGGTGTACGGCACGTTCTGTTTCTACGACGACACCCCTCGCGCGGAGCCCTTCTCGGAGTGGGAGGTGACGCTCGTCGACCTCATGAGCCGGTGGGTGAGCGTGGATCTCGCCCGCCGACGGACGACCGATCGGCTCCGACGGCAGAACGCCCAGTTGGAGCAGTTCGCGGCGGTCGTCTCCCACGACCTCCGCAACCCGATAAACGTGATCGAGGGGTCGCTCGAACTGGCCGCCGAGACCGGCGACGCGGAACACTTCGCGCGCGCCCAGCGCGCGATCGACCGGATGGACCGCCTGGTCGACGACCTGCTGTCGCTGGCCCGGGCGGGCGAGACGATCGACGACCCTGAGCCGGTCTCGCTGTCGGCGGTCGCCGACCGCGCCTGGCGGACGACCGAGACGGACGGCGCGACGCTCGTCGTCGACGCCGACCGGACGGTGGTGGCCGACGAGAGCCGACTCCGACAGCTGTTCGCGAACCTGTTCCGGAACAGCGTGGAGCACGGCTCCACGAGCAGTCGACCGTCGGCCGACGCCACGGACGGAAGCGAGGACGGGGACGAGAGCGACGGCGTCACGGTACGCGTCGAACCGCTCGCCGACGGTTTCGCCGTCGTGGACGACGGTCCGGGGATCCCCGCCGGCGAGCGCGAGCAGGTGTTCGAGAGCGGCTACTCGACCGCCGAGGACGGGACCGGCTTCGGCCTCTCGATCGTCGCACAGGTCGCCGAGGCCCACGGCTGGAACGTCTCTCTCCGCGACGGCGATGGTGGCGGAGCCCGGTTCGAGTTCACCGGCGTCGACGTCGAAAACGACGACTCAGGGACCGAGCGCGACGGGAGCTGA
- a CDS encoding high-potential iron-sulfur protein: MTRPRLDSRRRFLQVAGAAAVASVAGCAGGGGGGGGGDEPETEAATEAEPETESGDGDGGQATETEAGGSAGSVPDEYATATAQDGTERNPDSVATQEAVMYQSEPKDGQQCSGCAFYIPDKNGDGLGACAVVEGTIEPQAWCSSYVAYEG; this comes from the coding sequence ATGACACGTCCACGACTCGACTCCAGGCGTCGGTTCCTCCAAGTGGCGGGCGCGGCCGCGGTCGCCAGCGTCGCCGGCTGTGCGGGCGGTGGCGGCGGTGGCGGTGGTGGCGACGAGCCCGAAACCGAAGCCGCGACCGAAGCCGAACCCGAAACCGAGAGCGGTGACGGGGACGGTGGGCAGGCGACGGAGACGGAGGCCGGAGGGAGCGCCGGTTCGGTCCCCGACGAGTACGCCACGGCGACCGCCCAGGACGGCACCGAGCGCAACCCCGACAGCGTCGCGACGCAGGAGGCGGTGATGTACCAGTCCGAGCCGAAGGACGGCCAGCAGTGTTCGGGCTGTGCCTTCTACATCCCCGACAAGAACGGCGACGGCCTCGGCGCCTGTGCGGTCGTCGAGGGGACGATCGAGCCGCAGGCGTGGTGTTCGAGCTACGTCGCGTACGAGGGCTGA
- a CDS encoding SDR family NAD(P)-dependent oxidoreductase: MHERLPEERAGVADVDLSDRTVFVTGSTSGIGRETALALGRLGATVLVHGRDREKGRATVDALSETGATASFYAADFADLDAVRELAARVRAAHSVDVLVNNAGGYFPRSGTVGGLDYTFVVNHFAPFALTLGLLDDLGGASRRHGTPGRVVTVSSEAHRGGRIDLNRLRAGDSFGGWSGYSASKLANVLFAFELARRVDDTTSNCLHPGVVPGSGFFRAVPFPLEAASGLFGLVPGVDTVREAAATSVYLAAAPEVADTTGAYFDDCAERRAARTASDRGLARRLFEFSAEVTGVPGDRVPTLPTD, from the coding sequence ATGCACGAACGGCTCCCCGAGGAACGGGCGGGTGTGGCGGACGTCGACCTCTCGGACCGAACGGTGTTCGTCACGGGTTCGACGAGCGGCATCGGCCGCGAGACGGCGCTGGCGCTCGGTCGACTGGGCGCGACCGTGCTCGTCCACGGCCGCGACCGCGAGAAGGGGCGAGCGACGGTCGACGCGCTGAGCGAGACGGGCGCGACTGCGAGCTTTTACGCCGCGGACTTCGCCGACCTCGACGCCGTTCGCGAACTGGCGGCGCGGGTTCGCGCGGCGCACTCGGTCGACGTGCTCGTGAACAACGCGGGCGGATACTTCCCCCGGAGCGGCACCGTCGGCGGGCTCGACTACACGTTCGTCGTCAACCACTTCGCCCCGTTCGCGCTCACGCTGGGACTCCTCGACGACCTCGGCGGCGCGAGCCGGCGACACGGCACGCCGGGACGCGTCGTGACCGTCTCGTCGGAGGCACACCGCGGCGGCCGGATCGATCTTAACCGGCTCCGGGCGGGCGACTCGTTCGGCGGCTGGAGCGGTTACAGCGCGTCGAAGCTCGCGAACGTGCTGTTCGCCTTCGAGCTCGCCCGGCGGGTCGACGACACGACCTCGAACTGCCTGCATCCGGGCGTCGTCCCCGGGAGCGGCTTCTTCCGAGCGGTGCCGTTCCCGCTCGAAGCGGCATCGGGACTGTTCGGCCTGGTTCCCGGCGTCGACACCGTCCGCGAGGCCGCCGCGACCTCGGTGTATCTCGCGGCCGCGCCCGAGGTGGCCGACACCACCGGGGCGTACTTCGACGACTGCGCCGAGCGTCGGGCCGCCCGGACGGCGTCCGATCGCGGGCTCGCGCGTCGGCTCTTCGAGTTCAGCGCCGAGGTGACCGGTGTTCCGGGCGATCGGGTCCCCACACTCCCGACCGACTGA